Below is a window of Phormidium ambiguum IAM M-71 DNA.
TACTTTTAAACTACCATCAGCAATATTTTTAGCACCCGTGTCAAAAAGAACGAACAGATTATGCCGAACCAAATTGAGCAAAAAATTTGATGACATCATTATATTAACGCCTATTTCCTACAAATCAATAAGCTGTCAACTATTCCTCATTGCCTTTACTCCTTTAAGGTAGTTAAATTCCTTTATTTCTGCACTTAAATCCATGCAGTTAGCTAAAATTTAATTAAGTTCAGCTACCCAGACTGCAACCTCCAACACCAATCGCTGATAAAATCGAAGTTTTCAGCATCCTCAACAACATCATGGGCAACATTTTCGGACATTTATTTCGTATCACCACATTTGGGGAATCTCATGGCGGTGGAGTCGGAGTAGTTATTGATGGTTGTCCGCCGCGACTAGAAATAACTCCCGCAGAAATTCAACAAGAATTAGACAGAAGACGACCTGGACAGAGTAAAATTACCACTCCCCGAAAAGAAGCCGACACTTGTGAAATTCTTTCCGGTGTTTTTGAAGGTAAAACATTAGGAACTTCTATCACAATTTTGGTAAAAAATCAAGATACTCGGCCTCAAGATTATGACGAAATGGCAGTAAAATATCGCCCATCCCATGCCGATGCCACCTACGACGCGAAATATGGCATCCGCAACTGGCAAGGCGGGGGGCGGTCTTCAGCCCGTGAAACAATAGGGCGGGTAGCAGCGGGTGCGATCGCTAAAAAAATCCTTAAACAAATCGGAAACATAGAAATCATCGGCTATGTTAAACGCATCAAAGACATCGAAGGAGTCGTCGATCCCAACACAGTCACGATGGAACAAGTAGAAAGTAACATCGTTCGCTGCCCTGACTCCGAATGTGCAGAGCGCATGATTGAACTAATCGAGGAAGTCCGACAACAAGGTGACTCGATCGGTGGTGTAGTTGAGTGCGTTGCTCGCAACATTCCTCCCGGATTAGGTGAGCCAGTATTCGATAAACTAGAAGCAGACTTAGCTAAAGGTGTGATGTCATTACCCGCCAGTAAAGGATTTGAAATTGGTTCCGGTTTTGCTGGTACTTTACTAACAGGCAGCGAACACAACGACGAATTTTATACTGACGCAGATGGTCACATCCGAACCGTTACCAACCGATCGGGTGGTATTCAGGGTGGCATTTCCAACGGCGAACATATCATCATCCGCGTAGCTTTTAAACCAACTGCTACGATCCGAAAAGAACAGCGTACTGTAACCCGTGAAGGAGAAGCAACCACCTTGGCAGCCAAAGGAAGACATGACCCTTGCGTACTACCAAGAGCAGTGCCTATGGTAGAAGCAATGGTTGCCTTAGTGCTTTGCGATCACCTGCTACGGCAACAGGGGCAATGCGGCACCTTGAAATTTGAAGTTGCACATGGAAAATAGCCATTCTTCTGACGAATTTGTTGTTCAATTCTGGGGTGTCCGAGGTAGTATACCAACCCCTGGAAACCAAACTGCGCGTTACGGGGGCAATACCTCCTGTATCGAAATGCGAATTGGAGGCAAACGCCTAATCTTCGATGGCGGTAGCGGGTTGCACGTTTTGGGTAGGGAACTACTCAAAATTATGCCTGTAGAAGCTTATATGTTTTTTACCCATTACCACTGGGATCATATTCAAGGCGTACCTATGTTTATCCCAGCTTTTGTCGAGGGTAATAGCTTCCAAATTTACGGCGCAGTTCCCGATCAGCGGAGCTCTATGGAACAACATTTTATGGAGCGAGTGCTTCATCCTAATTCCCCAGTTCCGCTCAAAGGAATGCAGGCAAATATCGAATTTTGTGATATTTCCTGTGGAGATACCATCAAAATTGACGATATTATCATTGAAACAGGGCCGCTAAATCATCCAAACGGTGCTATGGGTTATCGCGTCAACTGGCGAGGACATTCGGTGTTTTACTGCACTGATACAGAACATTATCCAGACCATATAGATGAGAATGTGCTGCGATTAGCTAATAATGCAGACCTGTTAATTTACGATTCAATGTATACCGATGAGGAATATCATAATCCCAAATCTCCCAAAGTTGGCTGGGGTCACTCAACCTGGGAAGAAGGGGTAAAAGTATGTGAAGCAGCGGGAGTCAAAAGGTTTGTGAAGTTTCATCACGAACCTATTCATAGCGATGATTTTCTCGATCGACTCGAAGAAAAAATCCTCGCAGCTTCTCCTAATGCCGTATTAGCTAAAGAAGGCATGATTTTAAAAGTAGTTTAAGAGAATTGTTCAGTTGTAAAAATAGGCAAAGAGTTTACAATTTGAAATATTTGCACTACTTTTATGTTTTCTGGGATAACCATCGATGACTACTACAACTGATAATTCTCGATCGCTACCTTTGCCACCTGGAAATTTTGGCTTGCCTTTGATTGGAGAAACGATCGAGTTTCTCCGCGACCCTGATTTTATGGAAAAGCGCCAAAAGAGATACGGTTCTATTTTTAAAACCCGCATTTTTGGCGCTAATTCAATTGCGATCATCGGTGCAGAAGCTAATCGTTTTATTCTTACCAATAACCAGTATTTTGCTGTTAGTTGGCCTAAAAGTACCAAAATCCTTTTAGGGCCAAACTCTTTATCATTACAAGAAGGTAGTCAACATCAATCTCGACGTAAATTACTTTCTTATGCTTTCCAACCCAAAGCATTAGCAGGGTATCTGCCTGGAATGGAAAAAATTACCCAGGAATATTTGCAAAAATGGCAAAGTCTTGGCAGTTTAACTTGGTATCCAGAACTGAGAAATTACACATTTGATATTGCTAGTACTTTATTGATCGCAACAGAATCAGGCTCTCAAACATCTTTAAGCAAACTGTTTAAAGATTGGAGCGATGGACTATTTAGTATTCCTCTTGCTTTACCTTGGACAAAATTCGGTCGGGCGCTACATTCTCGAAAAGAGCTTTTAGCAGAAATTGAAAAAATTATACTACGTCGCCAAACACAGCAAGAGCCAGGGCAAGATGCACTGGGTTTAATGTTAGAAGCAAGGGATGAAGAAGGTAATGGTTTTAGTTTACCAGAACTGAAAGATCAAGTTTTAGTTTTGCTATTTGCCGGACATGAAACCGTAACTTCTGCATTGGGTAGTTTCTGTTTATCTTTAGCACAATATCCAGAAGTTAGGGAAAAATTGCGATCAGAAATTAGGCAAGTAGTTGGTAATGATCCTTTAACAATGGAACATTTCAAACAGATGTCATATCTGGAAATGGTAATTAAAGAAGCATTACGATTAGTTCCTCCTGTAGGTGGCGGTTTTCGCAAGGTGGTTAAATCTTGTGAGTACAATGGCTACGCTATTCCTGAAGGTTGGGGGGTACTTTATCAAATAGGTAGAACGCATCAAGATGAGTCTGTTTATTCTCAACCTGAAAAGTTCGATCCTGAACGGTTCTCTCCTGAAAGAAGTGAGGATAAAAAACCTTTTAGTTATCTACCTTTTGGTGGTGGAATGCGCGAATGTTTGGGTAAAGCTTTTGCTCAGTTAGTGATGAAAGTCTTTGCTGTACATTTAGTCCGAGATTATAGTTGGGAACTTTTACCTGAGCAAAATTTGGAATTGGTGACAATACCAACACCTCATCCGAAGGATGGTTTAAAGGTGAATTTTGAGCGTTTTTGAGTTGTTTTAATTTTGTGTTTAGAATTTTTGCATCCTTAGAGTTTGTTGTTTCTGTCAATTTACAGTGAATATGGTAAAGAGAAACCCAGTTTCTTCTAGGAAACTGGGTTCTTTGTATGGTTCAGAGCTAGTTAGAGCTAGCTTGCATCCTAAACTTTCAATTTTTGTTTGCGTTTCAGCATCGAACTAGCACCTAATGTACCTAAAGCCAACAAACTTAAGACAGAAGCAGGTTCGGGAACTGACTGGGCGACTTTAACTGGATCGTCAGCACTACCATTATCAGTTTCAGCAATAAATCTCATCATCCCGGAAAATCCATTGTTCCAAGTCAGGGCGAGACTACCAAAGAGATCTCCAACTGAAATATCAATCGGTACTTCGTAAGCAAACGAAGTAGGGCTTTGTCCTGAGATTACCTGGAAGTCCCAACCGTTGGCTGAACCGGGTGTACCGAAACCATTAAATGTTCGATCGAAAACCGTATTTCCTGGAACGGCGTTAACAACTAATGAGGAAATTTTGTCTAAGCCAGAGTATGAAAATGTCCAAGGTTGACCGAAGGTATTTCCTACTTGAGTCAAAGACCATTCATTACCGAATGCTCCTCCTGCGTTATAGCCAGTTGTACCCCAAATTGCTGTTTGCGAGCCTCCACTGAGAAAATTTACTTTCACTTCCATGCCGTTCATCATACTCCCTGTGGTTGTAAACCCAGTGAGAGTAGTTGCTTGAGAAGGAGCGGCAAAGGTTGTTCCTAATGCGATCGCGCTTACTCCACATCCGGCACTACCAATTAATAATTTCTTTAACCAACTTGATTGACTCATTGAAAATCTCGCAAAAAACTATTTTTCTACTAACAGGAATATTGAGAAATTTACTGCAATGTTGCTCTTACAAAAGAGCTTTGTATTACCCTCAAAATTTAAGTCAGACTTTACTGGTTTAGGGAAAGACGATGTTTTTTTCTCTTTCCTTTCAAGCTTTTTATTTTGCTGATATATTCACTATGCTTTTTTAAATTAACCATGTCAACTCATTTTGCTTATCTTTTTAGAAACAATATAAATCGTCTAAATCCTTGTTTAACGCCGTTTTTAGCTTGGGTGATTTTACTTAAATTAAGTTTGATTATTTTTAAATAACCCAGAACTAGCAGACTCTTTCCGCCAATAGTTTTCCTTAAATTAAGTATGAAACTTACTCATATTTAAATTATGAAAAAATATTTTAACCTGGATATCTCGGAGTTTTTTGTCAGTAAATTTATAGTATTTAAAGATAGTTGCCCCATTTCTTCTGTAATTACACTTAACTAAGGCTTGATATTTATGTAAAACTTAAGAATGGCATCAGCGATCGTCCTTAGTCAGAAAATAGCTGGTGGTAAGGTAGAATATCCCAGAGGTCTTTCCCTGGTTGAACCAGGGAAAGAAAACAGATGTTCCACCTCTTGATGCAAATGCTGATTTTAAGTTGTGGAAGGAAACGCTTGCTTCCTTTCTTACGATCGTCTGGTTTTTATATATGAAAAAATATCGCTGGTTAAATTTTTGTTGCTTAATGCTTTGTTCGGTATTAATTTTTACTAGTTGTAGTAATTACATTGATTCTGTCAAAAACTTGAAAGCAGGTGCAGGAAAACAAGTTCTAGTTTTAGGAGATAGCATTGCTTCAGGTTATGGAGTGGAACCGAATGAAGCTTTTCCCAGCATTTTAAGTCAAGAATTAGGCTTACCAATTGTTAATCGTGGTGTGAGTGGTGATACTACGGAAATGGCGTTAAAGCGATTAGAAACGGATGTCATTGCTGCTGAACCTTGGTTAGTAATTGTAGAACTTGGAGGCAATGATTTTTTACGGAAATTTCCCAAATCAGAGACGGAACAAAATTTACGGCAAATTATCACGAAAATTCAAGAAAAATCAGCAATTGTTGTGCTTTTGGGGATGAATTTAGGCTTATTTGCTGATGAATATAAAAAGATTTATCAGCGAGTTGCAGAAGAAACTAATGCTTATTTAATTCCCGAATCTTTAAAAGGGATTTTAGATAATCCTCGTTATCGCCAGCAGGACTTTATTCACCCTAATGTTGAGGGACATAAATTATTAGGTACTCGTGTTGCTAAAGAATTAAAGCCTTTATTAGCTAAAGCTACTTGGCCGCCTGCTTTAATGCAGTTTCGCTCTAACAAACATTAATTTCTGTAACAAATGATTCTGTTTTCTTTTGCTACTTCTGCATAGCAAGTAGAGGAATTTTATGGGAAATTAAACTTAAAATAGCCAAGAAAAATTTATCCTTTCTCCTTTAAAATAGAGATTTGGTCTTTAATATGTATGATCCGCATCTACTCCTGATATTTTTAAGGGGTAGGTTCACTGCGGCTTATGTATAAAGTCTCGAGCCGTACAGTTGAGCTAGTTAATTTGTTATGACCGATCCGATTCGCTTCTTGATGTGTCCTCCCGACCACTACGACGTAGATTATGTAATTAATCCCTGGATGGAGGGCAATATACACAAATCTTCCCGCGATCGCGCTGTCGAACAGTGGGAAAAACTACACCATGTTCTTAAAGATCATGCTTTAGTCGATTTGGTTAACCCGGAAAAAGGTTGGCCAGATATGGTATTTACCGCTAACGCAGGTTTAGTATTAGGTAAAAATGTCGTTTTGAGCCGTTTTTATCATAAAGAACGCCAAGGGGAAGAACCGTATTTTAAAAAGTGGTTTGAAGACCAAGGTTACACAGTTTACGAATTACCTAAAGATTTACCTTTTGAAGGTGCGGGTGATGCGTTACTCGATCGAGAAGGTCGCTGGTTATGGGCGGGTTATGGTTTCCGTTCCGAACTAGATTCTCACCCTTATTTAGCAAAATGGCTGGATATAGAAGTACTTTCGCTGCGTTTAATTGATGAGCGTTTTTATCATTTAGATACTTGCTTTTGTCCTTTAGCTGGTGGTTATTTACTGTACTATCCTCCAGCATTTGATTCTTATTCAAATCGCTTGATTGAAATGCGAGTTGCGCCAGAAAAACGGATTGCGATCGCAGAAGCAGATGCAGTTAACTTTGCTTGTAACGCTGTCAACGTCGATGACGTGGTAGTGATGAATAAAGTAAGTGACAGCTTAAAGCAAAGATTGAAAGAATGTGGTTTTCAAGTAGTAGAAACACCATTAACGGAATTTTTGAAAGCTGGTGGCGCAGCGAAATGTTTGACTTTGCGGGTTACTGAACCTGTGAGAGTGGAAGTTCACAGTTTAGTTTCTGTGGAAAGTCGCACTATTCGTATGCAAGGTCACTTGCTGGATTCTGGTTTAATCAGTCGCGCCTTAGACTTAATTGTAGAAAATGGTGGCAGTTTCCAAGTTTTGAATTTTAGCTTGGGAGAACAACGTCAAAGCACTTCTTCTGCTGAGGTGAAAGTCTCTGCTCCCGATCATGACATCATGGAAGAGATTATGACCCAGTTGATCGATCTGGGTGCATTACCTCCGCCGCAAGAAGTTTGTGATGTTAATACTGAAGCTGTAACTATTCCAGGGGTTGCGCCAGATGACTTTTACGTTACTACAATTTACCCAACGGAAGTGCGGGTACATTGTGAGTGGGTGAAGGTACAAAATCAGCGGATGGATGGCGCGATCGCAGTAAACTTTACACCAGATGGGCCTGTTGCTAAGTGTAAATTACTTAGAGATCTGGAAATCGGCGATCATGTAATTGTTGGTGTGGAAGGGATTCGGACAATCCGCAAAACCGAGTCACGGGAACAACGGAATACCCAAGAATTTAGTTTTATGGCTTCGGGTGTTTCCAGCGAACGCCGTGTAGAATTGGTTGTGGAACAAATCGCTTGGGAATTGCGCCAAATCCGCGATCAAGGCGGTAAAGTGGTAGTGACAGCAGGGCCAGTGGTGATTCATACTGGTGGCGCAGAACACTTATCCCGGTTGATTCGGGAAGGTTACGTGCAAGGTTTGTTGGGTGGAAATGCGATCGCAGTTCACGACATCGAACAAGCAATGATGGGAACCTCGTTAGGCGTGGATATGAAGCGAGGCGTTGCCGTTCGCGGCGGGCACCGTCACCACTTAAAGGTAATTAACACAGTTCGCCGTTACGGAAATATCGCCAAAGCTGTAGAACATGGCGTAATTAAATCCGGGGTAATGTACGAATGCGTTCGCAGCAATGTACCTTTCTGTTTAGCTGGTTCTATTCGTGATGATGGCCCTTTGCCAGATACCCAAATGGATCTGATTAAGGCACAAGAAGAGTATGCCAGATTGCTCCAAGGCGCTGACATGATTTTAATGCTTTCTTCCATGTTGCATTCGATCGGTGTGGGTAATATGACACCTGCGGGTGTGAAGATGGTTTGTGTGGATATTAACCCAGCGGTTGTTACTAAGTTAAGCGATCGGGGTTCTGTTGAATCTGTTGGCGTTGTTACCGATGTTGGTTTATTCCTCAGTTTGTTGGTCAAACAATTGGATAAATTAACCAGTCCTTATCACATCGCTAAGAGTATTTAGTTTAGTCCAATTTTTTAGATATTTCAGCTGTCCAAATTTTCCAATTTTGGGCAGCTTTTTTATTATATTTCTGACCCACCTCAAAAAATTTAACTTTAATTGGGGGTATGCCAACCAGCTTTAACCCAATTTTGACGCACAATAACAGCTAAATTATTATTTCTTCTTGATTTGAAAGTTGAGAAACTTCTGAATCAAGGTTGATTTCTGAAAGGTTACTAAAAGTAGGTAAAATGATTTCTAGCGTATCAACTAAGACTTCTGATATATTTCGTGATGTTGCTTCTCCAAGACGTTGGACAGATGCCACGACACTTTCGGGTAAGTTAATAGTTATTGTGACAGTCATAAGATGGAGTCAGAGGTTTTGTTTCTATATTATAGTTAGTTAGTTATGTGTTAACAAGCGATCGCTCTAATTCAAAAGCAAAAGTGCAAGTTAATCTACCTTTCAGCAAAAAGACAATAGCGATCGCAAATATACTTAAGATTAAACCAATTAACAAATCTGCGATCGCTACCTAGCTTTTACGTGATTGTTGCACAAAATCTTGATGTTCTTGGCTAGCTAACCCCTGCTGCAAAACTTCTAAAATTTTCGCTAAATCTCCTGTTAACAAAGCTTCTTTATCTAACCATAATCCGGGAAATACTATAGAATAAATTATTCCATTTGCATCGGGTTCAACTTTTATATATTCCCCAGCATTTAACCTAAACCAATCAAATTCACCATCATAAATTCGCCAAACTAAATATTCTTGTACCCCATTACGACGATAAACATTGAGCTTTTGATGTAAATCTATTGATGCCGTAGAAGCAGCAATTTCTACAATTAATTCTGGCGCACCTTCGACATAATCATCTTCGCTAATCCGCGATTGTCCCCCCTGTTCGATTCTTAATGAAGCATCTGGTTGCGGTTCGTTATCGGCATCAAGGCGCACTGTTGCGTTATCCAGTGTTTCCACTCCTGGCGTAGCTGCTTCGTAAGCAACTAACCAACCAATAATCCAAGAATGAGGTTTGCCATGTTTTTTTGCTCTTACAGGAGATGCCATATAAACGATTCCTTCTATTAATTCTGCCTTCTTTACTTCAGGCATTGCTTGATAGCGGCGCTCAAATTCTCTCCGGGTTAGTTTGTCGCCGTTTTCTAATGGTGGAAGTGTTGAAGGCGGAGAAATTGCAGTAGCAGATTTCATCAGCTTTTCCATCGTTTATTATTTATCAATTTTAATTATAGCATTGTGGAATTTTCATCTTTTACTAAAAACTTTCATAATTATCACCTTTGAGACAAGTAATTCAAACCAAAAAAAATAGTT
It encodes the following:
- the aroC gene encoding chorismate synthase, translating into MGNIFGHLFRITTFGESHGGGVGVVIDGCPPRLEITPAEIQQELDRRRPGQSKITTPRKEADTCEILSGVFEGKTLGTSITILVKNQDTRPQDYDEMAVKYRPSHADATYDAKYGIRNWQGGGRSSARETIGRVAAGAIAKKILKQIGNIEIIGYVKRIKDIEGVVDPNTVTMEQVESNIVRCPDSECAERMIELIEEVRQQGDSIGGVVECVARNIPPGLGEPVFDKLEADLAKGVMSLPASKGFEIGSGFAGTLLTGSEHNDEFYTDADGHIRTVTNRSGGIQGGISNGEHIIIRVAFKPTATIRKEQRTVTREGEATTLAAKGRHDPCVLPRAVPMVEAMVALVLCDHLLRQQGQCGTLKFEVAHGK
- a CDS encoding MBL fold metallo-hydrolase, whose protein sequence is MENSHSSDEFVVQFWGVRGSIPTPGNQTARYGGNTSCIEMRIGGKRLIFDGGSGLHVLGRELLKIMPVEAYMFFTHYHWDHIQGVPMFIPAFVEGNSFQIYGAVPDQRSSMEQHFMERVLHPNSPVPLKGMQANIEFCDISCGDTIKIDDIIIETGPLNHPNGAMGYRVNWRGHSVFYCTDTEHYPDHIDENVLRLANNADLLIYDSMYTDEEYHNPKSPKVGWGHSTWEEGVKVCEAAGVKRFVKFHHEPIHSDDFLDRLEEKILAASPNAVLAKEGMILKVV
- a CDS encoding cytochrome P450, which produces MTTTTDNSRSLPLPPGNFGLPLIGETIEFLRDPDFMEKRQKRYGSIFKTRIFGANSIAIIGAEANRFILTNNQYFAVSWPKSTKILLGPNSLSLQEGSQHQSRRKLLSYAFQPKALAGYLPGMEKITQEYLQKWQSLGSLTWYPELRNYTFDIASTLLIATESGSQTSLSKLFKDWSDGLFSIPLALPWTKFGRALHSRKELLAEIEKIILRRQTQQEPGQDALGLMLEARDEEGNGFSLPELKDQVLVLLFAGHETVTSALGSFCLSLAQYPEVREKLRSEIRQVVGNDPLTMEHFKQMSYLEMVIKEALRLVPPVGGGFRKVVKSCEYNGYAIPEGWGVLYQIGRTHQDESVYSQPEKFDPERFSPERSEDKKPFSYLPFGGGMRECLGKAFAQLVMKVFAVHLVRDYSWELLPEQNLELVTIPTPHPKDGLKVNFERF
- a CDS encoding PEP-CTERM sorting domain-containing protein (PEP-CTERM proteins occur, often in large numbers, in the proteomes of bacteria that also encode an exosortase, a predicted intramembrane cysteine proteinase. The presence of a PEP-CTERM domain at a protein's C-terminus predicts cleavage within the sorting domain, followed by covalent anchoring to some some component of the (usually Gram-negative) cell surface. Many PEP-CTERM proteins exhibit an unusual sequence composition that includes large numbers of potential glycosylation sites. Expression of one such protein has been shown restore the ability of a bacterium to form floc, a type of biofilm.), with translation MSQSSWLKKLLIGSAGCGVSAIALGTTFAAPSQATTLTGFTTTGSMMNGMEVKVNFLSGGSQTAIWGTTGYNAGGAFGNEWSLTQVGNTFGQPWTFSYSGLDKISSLVVNAVPGNTVFDRTFNGFGTPGSANGWDFQVISGQSPTSFAYEVPIDISVGDLFGSLALTWNNGFSGMMRFIAETDNGSADDPVKVAQSVPEPASVLSLLALGTLGASSMLKRKQKLKV
- a CDS encoding arylesterase encodes the protein MKKYRWLNFCCLMLCSVLIFTSCSNYIDSVKNLKAGAGKQVLVLGDSIASGYGVEPNEAFPSILSQELGLPIVNRGVSGDTTEMALKRLETDVIAAEPWLVIVELGGNDFLRKFPKSETEQNLRQIITKIQEKSAIVVLLGMNLGLFADEYKKIYQRVAEETNAYLIPESLKGILDNPRYRQQDFIHPNVEGHKLLGTRVAKELKPLLAKATWPPALMQFRSNKH
- a CDS encoding TIGR00300 family protein → MTDPIRFLMCPPDHYDVDYVINPWMEGNIHKSSRDRAVEQWEKLHHVLKDHALVDLVNPEKGWPDMVFTANAGLVLGKNVVLSRFYHKERQGEEPYFKKWFEDQGYTVYELPKDLPFEGAGDALLDREGRWLWAGYGFRSELDSHPYLAKWLDIEVLSLRLIDERFYHLDTCFCPLAGGYLLYYPPAFDSYSNRLIEMRVAPEKRIAIAEADAVNFACNAVNVDDVVVMNKVSDSLKQRLKECGFQVVETPLTEFLKAGGAAKCLTLRVTEPVRVEVHSLVSVESRTIRMQGHLLDSGLISRALDLIVENGGSFQVLNFSLGEQRQSTSSAEVKVSAPDHDIMEEIMTQLIDLGALPPPQEVCDVNTEAVTIPGVAPDDFYVTTIYPTEVRVHCEWVKVQNQRMDGAIAVNFTPDGPVAKCKLLRDLEIGDHVIVGVEGIRTIRKTESREQRNTQEFSFMASGVSSERRVELVVEQIAWELRQIRDQGGKVVVTAGPVVIHTGGAEHLSRLIREGYVQGLLGGNAIAVHDIEQAMMGTSLGVDMKRGVAVRGGHRHHLKVINTVRRYGNIAKAVEHGVIKSGVMYECVRSNVPFCLAGSIRDDGPLPDTQMDLIKAQEEYARLLQGADMILMLSSMLHSIGVGNMTPAGVKMVCVDINPAVVTKLSDRGSVESVGVVTDVGLFLSLLVKQLDKLTSPYHIAKSI
- a CDS encoding Uma2 family endonuclease — its product is MKSATAISPPSTLPPLENGDKLTRREFERRYQAMPEVKKAELIEGIVYMASPVRAKKHGKPHSWIIGWLVAYEAATPGVETLDNATVRLDADNEPQPDASLRIEQGGQSRISEDDYVEGAPELIVEIAASTASIDLHQKLNVYRRNGVQEYLVWRIYDGEFDWFRLNAGEYIKVEPDANGIIYSIVFPGLWLDKEALLTGDLAKILEVLQQGLASQEHQDFVQQSRKS